DNA from Chrysemys picta bellii isolate R12L10 chromosome 13, ASM1138683v2, whole genome shotgun sequence:
GAGATCCTGGCCCCTCAAGTGACCCCTGAACCCCAGCCTGATAGCCTGGCCTCCTGAGTGACCTCTGAATCCCCCTCActgacccctgaaccccagcCTGAGATCCTGGCCCCTCAAGTGACCCCTGAACCCCAGCCTGATAGCCTGGCCTCCTGAGTGACCTCTGAAtccccctgactgacccctgaaccccagcCTGAGATCCTGGCCCCTCAAGTGACCCCTGAACCCCAGCCTGAGAGCCTGGCCCTCTGAGTGACTGCTGAACCCCCCGAGTGACCCCTGAAGCCCAGCCTTAGAGCCTGCCCCCCCGAGTGACCCTGACTGCCCCGAGCTCCAACCCCCCCTTGAGCCTCCAGCCCCCCGAGCCGCtctgccccgcagcctgagccctggcagtgcctcctgcccccccaaagTCACTCACCTTCCTGCGGGGGCCGCAGCTCTCCTCCTCTTCCGACTCCCACACGATGTCCCCGCTCGTGTCTGGAGGGAGTAGGGGGTTACACATGTGGCCCCGGATGCCTGCGTTCACCCCATCCTTGGCgtcgcaggggtgtgtggggatggggacacgtgctcccctcccccagggttcaCCACTGGGACAGAGACATACCCAGGCTCCTGGTTCCTcctggcatgggggtgggggaggggacacatacccggactcctgggttcacaaCTGGCCCCTgctcctgtgggggcagggggaaaaggcCAGGGAATGACAACTTCCACCCCCCTGGACCTGGGAGTCCCTCTGTCCCAGTCCGTGTGTTGGGGGACCCCACCCAGACGCCTGGGGGACCCCCCTCTCCGAACGGCCAGTACATACCCAGGTCCTGTTCTCCGGGCGGCTGGCAGTGCAGGCCAAGGTCAGGGGGCatcctggggggagagaggggaggagatgagcggggggggggggggggagaggtgcgggggggggagtggaggggggagaCACACTCACTCTTCCTGTGCGGGTGCTGCCCCCTCCTGGCTCCGCCTCTGGCGGGACCCTGGCGTCCcgggcactgggggcagggagggcgtGCTGGTTACCAGCGGCAAGGCGGGTGagcctgggggagagaggggaggtgggtggagCCTGGGATGAGTTccgcccctccccatgagccccacccccaggctctCCCACCCAGCCacatgccccacccccaggcactCCCACCCACCTACGTGTCCCGCCCCCGAGGTTCTCCCACCTACCCACATGCCGCGCCCCCCCAAAcgcttccacccacccacccacgtgCCCTGCCCCCCAACGTGCTTCCAGccaaccacctgccccacccccagacacTCCCACCCACCGGCGTGCCACTCTTccacccacctgccctgccccccaatcccCCGCCTACCCATGTGCTGGTGGTAGCCCATGTCCGTGAGGTACTGGGCCAGGACGCTGAGCTCcgaggggcgctggggggggccgGCCAGGGGGCACTCGCTCCAGGCAgcctcctgcagctggggggagggggggattagACCGCGGGATCcagaactgaccccccacttccttcccccccccattccctccccatacctgctggagttggggcgggggcagggtgcTCTCCAGGCGCCCCAGATACTCATAGagcagcccctccagcccccccaggaAGGGCTCCCCATATTCGgcctccagctgctcctgccGGGAGAGCGCAGATGTCAGTCCCCAGGCCCCGGCACGggcccctggcacagccccccaccTCTCTGTGCCCCCCATGCAGCACAGCCCCATGCCCCCCTGTGCCTCCCACATGTCCCCCCAACCCTGTGTgccccctggcacagccccccagctccctgtgctcccaacctcctgcaccccctgggccagctctgtgtgcccccaaccccctgacagccccccagctccctctgctccctgtcccctggcacaacccccccaacttcctgcacccctggcacagccccccagctccctgtgccCGCCAACCTCCTGCACTCCAGGACAGCACCCCACTCCAACCCTCTGTGCTCCCCAGCACAGCCCACCAGCCTCACCTGTGCCCCCAACACACCccaattccccaccccctgtATCCTCCAGAGCCCCTGCACCCCCGTCCCAACCAGCCCCCCTGCAGGCcacgccccagccctgctcacctCCACGTAGGTCTCCCGCCGCTGCCGGTCACTCAGCAGGCCCAGCACCAGCTCCCGGAAGGTCTCCTGGGCTTCGCCCACCAGGCGCAGGTCCCGGGCGGtctgggcggggggcagcaggACGTGAGCGCCTGGGTCCAACcagctgctgaaatgcagccacctctagggcgCGGCGCAGGAACCAGCCTCTGCCcgtctccctgcagcacagcgccccctagcgccagcACTGACTGtggggggagagcgccccctattgagcccccgccctgcctcgctccctgcagcacagcgccccctagcgccagcACTGACTGtggggggagagcgccccctattgagcccccgccctgcctcgctccctgcagcacagcgccccctagcgccagcACTGACTGtggggggagagcgccccctattgagcccccgccctgcctcgctccctgcagcacagcgccccctagcgccatgCTGGGGCCAGGTCTGatggccaggggagagcgcccctagctgatccccccaccccgctccttgcaGCGCAGCGCCCTCGAGTGCCACATGGTGCCCGGGGAGCCCTCCCCCGCCGCAGGGCAGGACTCACGGCCAGCGGGTGGCGCCGGTGCTCGCCCTCGGGGAAGTAGGTGTCCACGGCGTCGTAGATCTTCCCGTCcggctgctcctcctgcagcatcCCCATGATCACCTGCGGGGAGCAGAGCATGCTGGGCTAGCGggccggagctggggggggaggctgggtggcACGGGGGCTGCCCCCCCTTACCGCAGCCTGCAGGCCCAGGCGCAGCCGGGCGTAGTGGCGGAAGAAGACGACGTCGGGGGCCGCCTGCCCCACGGCCTCCAGCAGCCCCAGCACCCGCGGGAAGTCGCGCACCTGCCGCGCCCGCATCACCTGCCAGGCGGCCGCCGCGGCCAGGCGCAGGGGGGCGCAGGGGTCCTGGCCGGGGGGGGCGGGCGTGATGCCCCCCGCCGCCTGCCTGGGGGGAGACAGAGAGGGGGGGATTAGTGGGGGGGGCGCCCAGagtgtctcccccaccccacctccaggccccccagccccaccctgtcctgccccaccccctctagccccgcccctgccccatctcGAGCCCAAGTGCCCTGTGCTGTCCCTCCGTTAGCCCCGCCCAACTGCCAACCCCAATGGCCCCGccctccaccctgcccctgctctagccccgcccccacatcTAGCCCCGCCCGATCTCTAGCCGCTGGCCCCGCCCCtccgccctgcccctgctctagccccgcccccacatcTAGCCCCGCCCGATCTCTAGCCGCTGGCCCCGCCCCtccgccctgcccctgctctagccccgcccccacatcTAGCCCCGCCCGACCTCTAgccccctcggccccgcccctccGCCTTGCCCCtgctctagccccacccccacgtcTAGCCCCGCCCTACCTCTAGCCCCCTCGGCCCCGCCTCtccgccctgcccctgctctagccCCGCTTCCAGCGctggccccgcccctcctgccccccactagTCCCCCTCGTATGCTCATGGCCCCCCCGCCGCTCACCCGTTTTGTCTCACGTCACTTCCGGCCATGCCTAGCCTCGGCCCGGGCCGTTGGCGGCTCTTCCCGGCGCCCTCCGCCCGCCTTCGGGCCGGTCTCCCTACGTCACTTCCGGGCCTGGCTGCGCGAGACGGGGCCGCAGGCGGCCGAATCAACCTGGCTGCCGCCGCGGCGCCGAAGCCTTGCCCCGCCCCTCAtgggaggccccgccccctcttagccccgccccctccaccagTGAAACCCCGCCCCCTCTGCCCTAGGAGACCCCGCCCCCGGCCGGTCCCCATCTCGGCTCCACCCCGTTGTGCTGGCGagaccccgccccgccccccgctggggatcccccctccccccagggcccccTCGCACCCCCCCTTTggggtccctgccccccactgctctgaACCGCTTCTGAGCCCCTGCTGGATTCTGCCCAAAGGGGGGAATAAAAGAGTtggaagcaggatttgggggcaaACCCTTTATTGTAAATAACGATCAGAGCCCGACGCCCCCCCGGACTCCCCCCCTGCTCGGGAGCAGCCCaggcccagctccccagctggggatccccccatccccaaatcaACCCCTGGCCTGGATCCACCTCCGCCGTCGTGCCCGAGCCCccaggatggggggcagggagtagaAGGGGGCCTGCTGGGGGGAAGCAGCTAAGGGGGAACCCCGGAGTCCCGGAAGAGCTGTTCCCTCCGTCTGAGGGTTGGGGGGTGGAAAGCAGGGGCGATAGGTCAGCAGCAAGGGGGATGGCAGCTGGGGGGGCTTcagagaggggttgggggggtggatggatggagacagagatgggggcaggtgtggggggatggagggggagagggatgagtggagggagggggagggagggatgaaggGGGAGTGTGGATGAATGGAGCTGCATTTCAACACTGCTGGAGGTGGTGGGAGGTGGACAGACACCCAGACCCCGCTCCTGCCCGCGGCACAGAGCACCCCTTTGCCTCCTGTGGGGCTCAGCCGGCGCGGCCTGGCTCTCGGTTCCGGGCGGGGGAATTCCGGGGGTCTGGCTGGCGCGAGGGGGAGCCCCGCGCTGGGGAGCCCCTGGCCGGGGAGCCCCGTGCTGGGGAGTTGCGGGCTGGGGAGCTGCGAGCAGGGGCCGGCTGGCTCCCTGCAGCCGGGGCCACATCCACGGTCACCACCCCGTGGACTTGGGAGAGCTGCGGGCTGTCCAGGCTGGCCACCAGCTGGCGCCGCCCGGCCCGGAGCGGCACGAAGGTCTGGCGGAAGGAGATCGTCTGGTGCCCGCCGATGGtcctgtggggagaggagaatgggtcaggatgcctgggttccataCCAGTCCTGGAAGTGGAaggggagtctagtggttagagcagggggaagggggctgagtgctaggaatcctgggttccatccctggctctgggaggagagtgaggtctAGAGGTTAGAACAGGGGGATgatggaagccaggactcctggattccatccctggccctgagagaggagtgggagcagaggggagtgtgGGATCACTCACCCTATGTTGGTGGCCTTGGGGCTGGACACCCCCGACCCCTCCATGTGGAAGACAGCACTCTTCAGTGTCTGGGGCAGCGGGTTCTTGAAGACGACTTGCACTTGcgtctccttccccaccacagctgggcccagcacctgagagagagagagagagagagagagagagatgagaacCCAGGTTTCCGGGCCAGCTTCGACctcccacacacagccccccgcCTCCAAGCAATCCCAGGTATCTGAGTCCCCTCTTTCCACCTGCACTTGCAGTGAGAGAATCCAGGCGCCGGGACCCCCCTTTACCGTGAACCTCAGGTTACCCCCTCCCCGATAGTGCGAGAACCCAGGCATCTGGGCCTCCCCCCACagtcagagaacccaggtgtccaggccCCCTAACTGTGAGCATCAGGTCTCCCCCTagtgagagaacccaggcgtcccggc
Protein-coding regions in this window:
- the TINF2 gene encoding TERF1-interacting nuclear factor 2 isoform X2; amino-acid sequence: MAGSDVRQNGQAAGGITPAPPGQDPCAPLRLAAAAAWQVMRARQVRDFPRVLGLLEAVGQAAPDVVFFRHYARLRLGLQAAVIMGMLQEEQPDGKIYDAVDTYFPEGEHRRHPLATARDLRLVGEAQETFRELVLGLLSDRQRRETYVEEQLEAEYGEPFLGGLEGLLYEYLGRLESTLPPPQLQQLQEAAWSECPLAGPPQRPSELSVLAQYLTDMGYHQHMGSPALPLVTSTPSLPPVPGTPGSRQRRSQEGAAPAQEEHERGHRVGVGRGGELRPPQEGQLPAHAVQHPDPHLLRPPGPPQRVPWLLRSRDPAPAPRHRRTSLRRVPHKAFNW
- the TINF2 gene encoding TERF1-interacting nuclear factor 2 isoform X5, translated to MAGSDVRQNGQAAGGITPAPPGQDPCAPLRLAAAAAWQVMRARQVRDFPRVLGLLEAVGQAAPDVVFFRHYARLRLGLQAAVIMGMLQEEQPDGKIYDAVDTYFPEGEHRRHPLATARDLRLVGEAQETFRELVLGLLSDRQRRETYVEEQLEAEYGEPFLGGLEGLLYEYLGRLESTLPPPQLQQLQEAAWSECPLAGPPQRPSELSVLAQYLTDMGYHQHMGCPLTLACTASRPENRTWTRAGTSCGSRKRRRAAAPAGRCPGCCAPGTLPPPHGTDAPASGGCPTKPLIGDTK
- the TINF2 gene encoding TERF1-interacting nuclear factor 2 isoform X4 gives rise to the protein MAGSDVRQNGQAAGGITPAPPGQDPCAPLRLAAAAAWQVMRARQVRDFPRVLGLLEAVGQAAPDVVFFRHYARLRLGLQAAVIMGMLQEEQPDGKIYDAVDTYFPEGEHRRHPLATARDLRLVGEAQETFRELVLGLLSDRQRRETYVEEQLEAEYGEPFLGGLEGLLYEYLGRLESTLPPPQLQQLQEAAWSECPLAGPPQRPSELSVLAQYLTDMGYHQHMGSPALPLVTSTPSLPPVPGTPGSRQRRSQEGAAPAQEEHERGHRVGVGRGGELRPPQEGALAAALPGPCPRPTAQTHQPPEGAPQSL
- the TINF2 gene encoding TERF1-interacting nuclear factor 2 isoform X1 is translated as MAGSDVRQNGQAAGGITPAPPGQDPCAPLRLAAAAAWQVMRARQVRDFPRVLGLLEAVGQAAPDVVFFRHYARLRLGLQAAVIMGMLQEEQPDGKIYDAVDTYFPEGEHRRHPLATARDLRLVGEAQETFRELVLGLLSDRQRRETYVEEQLEAEYGEPFLGGLEGLLYEYLGRLESTLPPPQLQQLQEAAWSECPLAGPPQRPSELSVLAQYLTDMGYHQHMGSPALPLVTSTPSLPPVPGTPGSRQRRSQEGAAPAQEEMPPDLGLHCQPPGEQDLDTSGDIVWESEEEESCGPRRKASYQRTRYNTLIPTFCDHLDPPSGCPGCCAPGTLPPPHGTDAPASGGCPTKPLIGDTK
- the TINF2 gene encoding TERF1-interacting nuclear factor 2 isoform X3 → MAGSDVRQNGQAAGGITPAPPGQDPCAPLRLAAAAAWQVMRARQVRDFPRVLGLLEAVGQAAPDVVFFRHYARLRLGLQAAVIMGMLQEEQPDGKIYDAVDTYFPEGEHRRHPLATARDLRLVGEAQETFRELVLGLLSDRQRRETYVEEQLEAEYGEPFLGGLEGLLYEYLGRLESTLPPPQLQQLQEAAWSECPLAGPPQRPSELSVLAQYLTDMGYHQHMGSPALPLVTSTPSLPPVPGTPGSRQRRSQEGAAPAQEEMPPDLGLHCQPPGEQDLDTSGDIVWESEEEESCGPRRKVPWLLRSRDPAPAPRHRRTSLRRVPHKAFNW